One window from the genome of Nicotiana tomentosiformis chromosome 5, ASM39032v3, whole genome shotgun sequence encodes:
- the LOC104120179 gene encoding CBL-interacting protein kinase 2-like, with protein MEEKKGNVLMQKYELGRLLGQGNFAKVYYGRNLEMGQSVAIKVIDKEKVLKAGLIEQTKREISVMALVKHPNILQLYEVMATKSKIYLVIEHAKGGELFKKLTKGRLKENVARKYFQQLISAVECCHSRDVYHRDLKPENVLLAENGNLKVSDFGLSALAESKRQDGLLHTTCGTPAYVAPEVISRKGYDGAKADIWSCGVILFVLLAGYLPFHDSNLMEMYTKIRKAEFKCPNWVPLEVRKLVCRILDPNPHTRISIAKIKENSWFKKGLDSRNAGIKLEEKENFSVDANANIDACTHNSTSPSASKLELPKLTNLNAFDIIALSSGFDLSGLFIRKDQKEDLQFISVKPASSIMSKLEEVGRNLKLEVKKKEAGFIRLEGLNAARYETLSIDVEIFEITPSFHLVELKRSYGDKVEYQKMLRQVIRPALEKIVWSWQGEQPINSSQRQ; from the coding sequence ATGGAGGAGAAGAAAGGAAATGTATTGATGCAAAAATATGAGTTGGGGAGATTATTAGGCCAAGGAAATTTTGCTAAGGTTTATTATGGAAGGAATCTTGAAATGGGACAGAGTGTAGCCATCAAGGTAATTGACAAAGAGAAGGTTCTGAAGGCTGGACTGATCGAACAGACTAAGAGAGAGATATCTGTTATGGCACTGGTCAAACACCCAAATATTCTACAGCTATACGAGGTCATGGCAACTAAATCTAAGATTTACTTAGTGATTGAACATGCCAAAGGCGGTGAGCTTTTCAAAAAATTGACGAAGGGGAGGCTCAAGGAAAATGTAGCTAGGAAGTACTTTCAACAATTGATTAGTGCTGTTGAGTGTTGCCACAGCCGAGATGTTTATCACCGTGATCTGAAACCAGAAAATGTGCTGCTGGCCGAGAATGGAAATCTTAAGGTATCAGACTTTGGATTGAGTGCGTTGGCCGAGTCTAAGAGGCAGGACGGCTTACTCCACACAACATGTGGAACCCCGGCTTATGTTGCGCCTGAGGTGATTAGCAGAAAAGGATATGATGGCGCCAAAGCTGACATCTGGTCTTGTGGGGTGATCTTATTTGTCTTGCTGGCCGGTTATCTTCCGTTCCACGACTCAAATCTTATGGAGATGTATACGAAGATAAGGAAGGCTGAGTTCAAATGCCCAAATTGGGTCCCACTAGAAGTGCGGAAATTAGTTTGTAGGATCCTTGACCCGAACCCTCATACAAGGATTTCAATagccaaaataaaggaaaactCCTGGTTTAAAAAAGGGTTGGATTCAAGAAATGCGGGAATCAAATTAGAAGAGAAGGAAAACTTTAGCGTAGATGCCAATGCTAATATCGATGCGTGTACGCATAACAGTACCTCTCCCTCTGCGTCAAAGCTAGAGTTACCAAAACTTACAAATCTAAATGCATTTGATATAATCGCTCTTTCAAGTGGATTTGATTTATCTGGTTTATTCATAAGAAAGGATCAGAAGGAGGACTTGCAATTCATTTCAGTGAAGCCTGCTTCTTCTATCATGTCCAAACTTGAGGAAGTCGGCCGTAACCTAAAGCTGGAAGTAAAGAAGAAAGAAGCTGGATTTATAAGATTAGAGGGATTGAATGCAGCTAGATATGAGACTCTGTCCATCGATGTGGAAATTTTTGAAATTACGCCGTCCTTCCACTTGGTTGAGCTGAAAAGATCATATGGTGATAAGGTGGAGTACCAAAAGATGCTGAGACAAGTTATAAGACCTGCTCTCGAGAAAATTGTTTGGTCTTGGCAAGGCGAGCAGCCAATTAATAGTTCGCAGAGACAGTAA